The Vitis vinifera cultivar Pinot Noir 40024 chromosome 8, ASM3070453v1 genome segment CTTAACCTCTTTTCTCAGCACATGCTCCACGTCAGTAAGGCATTGTTACAAACTACGACCCTTTGGTAAGGGGCAAAGGACATTCATCCACACTTTTTTTCCCCGTCTGGACCATTGAGGGACCCACGTGAGTGTGATTAGCTTCCAGAACATATCACAAATTGGGCTACTTGCCCCCTTTTTCCTCGCTCCCATCCGAACAAGTCACTATCCTAATCCTCACTTTTCCTCTGTCCCCTTTACCTCTCCATGGGTTCCATCAACAGAAATGTTATTCCACGGCAAACCCTTTTTTTCTCCAAAACCCATTTGGAAGACTCACAAAAAAACTGACACAAACTATTTAAGTCTGATCCATGACCAGTGACCACCcagaaaaatcaaaaccaaTTACTTGACTAaccaatgaaataaatattaggGGTCACATCAATCATGATCTCAACTTGATTTGGCATTGATCGGCATTTGGCACCATGGGAATATCAAAAACTTGCGGGATTGGTTTTGTGCTTAATAATTGACCTATAATGCCTTGTGAAGTCACCTTTTTGCGGTCAACCCGTTCGTTTGGAGAAGTGGCTTCACAGTTGGAGCAACTTGTTATTGTGCAAATGGCCACTTTAGGAGAAAATGAAtctaccaatttttctaaaaatttaaatttatttgatttaaactCAATATGTTCCTTAATACTCTCTCACATGCGGGTTCATCCTTGTAAATATACAGAACTTAAATTCATATTTAGTAAAcagataaaaaatatataaatcagAGAGAAAAATGTCAAACTCTTCCgataaattttgtcaaatcaaactctaatattatatcaaattatcaatttaaaaataaaattaaatttatgggatttaagtttaatatgcatatcatgctcTTCATAatgaaaactgttttaaaaaatagttttttaaaattattctttaatattttataaaataaaaattcgattaaaaactaaaatgtttataacactttttaaaaatagtttttagttatgatactttatttttaatcattttttatataaaaaataattaaaaaatattttctaaaaatattatattttatgttttaagaaaaaaaattattttctatttttaatcatcaaacatttatcttatatttgtaaataaaaaattattttcaaaaatacttatCAAATGAagttaaattcttttattttattcacatgaatttatatcattaaaatttaataattttaaattttgagttaaattGACAACTCAATTCCATTTCAGGATTTTGGTTTacaaatgagattttgattaaCCAAATCCCTATcaggttttgggttttttgaaagtttgattgTGATATAAATgtgattttgattaaaaataataattaaaacacCATTGTCAAAATTAGCGGCTACGGGTGAGGAGGGCCCACAAAGTGGACCTGAAATTAAAAAAGCGCCATTTAGTGTGAGTCTGTGACCTGGCGTTAACTGGACTCCATGTCGATTCATCAACACGTGGGGCCCACAGAAATGCTGgaaaaatctctctctctctatatatatatatatataaaatattgggTGACAAAAGCAACATGGTAGAAATTaagaacaaatataaaataaaaaatgcattgCCCTAACTGCCGCTCTACTCCCATTATTAATTCCAAATACAACAAGCAATTCattttaagttaatatattttaaaatattaaattattaaattatttagtcattgttttcttattctatgagtatgatataaaattttgtataatattaataggatatgatattaaattacTTGTATCTCatcataaaaattatgtttCATCTTTGTATCCTAATTAAATTATACGAGACATGATGTGATAtgattttgaaatagattttaacGATAGATATTGATTTGAGAGATTGAAGGTCTCTTTAACCTTTCTATTAATAGTGTGAGttggcttaaaaaaaaaaaaaaaaaaaaattatgcaacATGGACATGACAGTGGTAGCCCCACTTTTGCCCTTTATTTGGTTTAGAGTGTTGAAAAGaacaaattaagaaaatgacaaatCAAGCTTTTGAGATAAGAATGAAGTGGATTGCAATTTGCACCCATGAGAGTGCATGCATGTCACccaatttctttcctttttttgacttagaaaaaaagagagaaagaaatgatGGCAAATAGGGAagattcttttgatttttttagtaattaaaaatCTTTATTTCATTTCACGTCTCAAATAAGTCCACAAGTggttttataaatcaaaattattaattttattgtttttaataatttagtaatatatagtaaatattaatttttattttatcatgtgATATCGATGTATATGAGATaaagtttttatattatataagttttagctttttttaattatataaatgtgttttaaaattataaaagtttttttaatttagaacgGATGATATTTACGGTAAATAAAATGAGATGTGAgtaatataatcaaataaagAAAGTGATATGGATACGGAAATGAGATGGGATAAAAAGAACGGCTAGGATAGAAATAGTGTTCAgcattaaaagaagaaaaaatacaataaacaaagagttgaaaaataatataagtagGGTTCAATCTCATCCATAGGATAGGAGGATGTGGGAATGGGTGGCCTGGCAAGCAGCTAAGTACCGAAATCAATGTCCTAAAGGCGTCCACCTATCATAACCGATAACACCAAGGTTCCATCATGTGCAAAAGTTGGGCCCCACTCCAACTCAGTATAAGATATATGTTTGAGTCATGACCTCTCATGGCTTATCATATTATCCATGTTGGCTTCGTCGTCTTCCCTCTGATGACCGGATGACCCACACCCAGCAATTTATGAGAACCCTACACTTTTCAATGACAAAGTCTCCATCACATGActtgtttttcatttgttttttttgaagtttcttaCTCACTCTTATCTCCTTCCTCGATCATCCTCCTCCTTCTAACTATCAGTCAAACCGCCCTTTTCCCCATTCCATTGTCTATTGtttgtttctctttcttattGCTGTCCTTCTAGATGCTTGATGCTGTCCTTCTAGATGCTTGAGTTATGGACCTTGGTCCCCCGCTTTAACGGCCCATGGACTCCTGGCTTTATTTTCAATATCGACTTAGATCATTGTGAAAATTCCCATAAATTTGTCTGGCAATTACCAAATCCAATTATggtagaaaaaatatatttcgtAATGCTAATTTCATTTCActcttataaaattttgatattttaagaaaaaagtaaaataaatgaaaataataataaaaaatttatttgataaaatcttaaattaatgggattatttaatcaaaatcgaataaaaaataaaaaaaattaatattattttatagataAATGATGACATGGATGCCATGTAATGATCTAATCTTTAAATAACCgataatttaatatgatataaGAATCTTAATTTCCAATGATCATGGGTTTAAATGTCAAATTAAAATGGATGATTTGTGATGGTGTTAAAATTATATAGCAAATGTCAATTTTACTCGTGGGCTCATTTTTAGTCATATGATTgcaattgttttaatttataaatggaagttaatgtatataaaaataaaaccccgGCTGCTAAACCCAAGTGGAAACATAAAAACCAAGGCAGGAGCAAGAAAGACGAAGCCGGTTGAAACTGTGTTCTTACACGTGGCGGATTTAGATTGCTTCGCTGTCCTCAAACTGCTACTATAAGTAAGGGTGAGAAACCGGAAGATTTCATACACCTTATGGAAGCTTTTAGAAAACTGAGTTCACCGAAAGATATGGCCCAGTTCACTGAGTTGATTCCGGGTTTGCCTGAAGAAATCGCTCTCGAGTGCTTCACTCGGTTGCCTTACACATCTCACCGAGTCGCCGCCCAGGTTTGCCGTCGATGGGGGGAGCTTCTTCAGGGCAAGGAGTTCTACTACCTCAGAAAGCAAACCGGATTCACCCACAAAGCAGCTTGCTTGGTTCAAGCGCTCCCTGTTCTGTCCGAATCCGATGGGCGAAAACCGGTCCGACCACCGAGTTATGGGATTTCAGTTTTTGATTCGGTGAGTAGGACTTGGGAGCGAATCGCTCCGGTTCCCAAGTATCCAGATGGGCTTCCGTTGTTCTGCCAGGTGACAAGCTCGGAGGGCAAGCTCGTGGTGATGGGTGGCTGGGACCCCGAGAGTTACGACCCCGTAAAAGATGTGTTTGTCTACGATTTCACCACTCGGCGGTGGAAGCAAGGCAGGGACATGCCATCGAAGCGTTCGTTCTTCGCCGCGGGAGAACTGGAAGGGCGGATATTCGTTGCCGGCGGCCACGACGACAGCAAGAACGCGCTGAGCACCGCCTGGGTATACGACGTTAGGAGGGACGAGTGGAGTGAGTTGACCCGGATGAGCGATGAACGAGACGAGTGCCAAGGTGTCGTAATCGGGTCCGAGTTCTGGGTGGTTAGCGGTTACGGCACCGAGAGCCAAGGAGGGTTCGTGAAAAGCGCCGAGTCTCTCGATCTGGAAACCGGTCGGTGGAGCCGAGTCGACGAGGCGTGGGGGACAAATCAGTGTCCGAGGTCGTGTGTCGGTGTGGGTAAAGATGGGAAGCTGTTTAGCTGGGCCGAATCGGACACGGCGGTGGGCGTGGGGGCTTGTGCAGTCGACTTAGGAGACTGGACACTTTTGACCGGCTCGGCTTACCAGGGTGCACCACAAGGGTTCTTTTTGGTGGAGAGAAAGGAAGGACAAAATGGGAAATTGGAGAGAATAGAagtgggggatggattttcggGATTTGTACAATCAGGGTGTTGCGTGGAGATCTGACGGCGGAGGCAGTCACTAGTCTGTATGTATTTTCCTGTTTCTGTTTTGGCTTACAAGTCAACTGAGTTAATGTATAATGGGCTCTTTGTTGGAAGTTTTGTTGGATTGAGTTGCTTGAATACAATGTCGTCATATATGGGCGGCCTAAATCAAAATTTGGGCCCTTGTCCGCAAAGAATCTATGAAATCTGTACGTGGAAGAGCTCACTCAAAGATTTTCAAAAggaatttccaaataaatcatTCACGTTagaaagtaataataattttcaaattaaattataaatttatttttgtattcttaaaagttatttttaagccACAAATCGGACTTAGCACGGCCAGTACGTCATGAGAAAACAATGAATCAAGAGCACAAGGCTCTGATACCCATGCAATTTTTGAGAAGATAACTAATTGTTCTTCTTGAATTTCATAAAGCATGAGCACATAGATGTATAGCATAAACTGGTTCCAGCTCTCTAACCAGAAAATGTAACTACTTTATACAAGTAGGAACCCTAACTACTATCTCGGATTTTAtttaacagaaaaataaaatatccttATTACTTCCTAAATTCTTCAAATTGTAGCAGCAAATGAATCCATGTTCAGAGTAATCCAAAAGGCTTCGGGACTAATGATGCAAAAAACATTGGTGAAAATCGAGCTGGAGAATAAGTATTATTGAGTTATTCTTTGATAAATGATGACTATGAGTCAGACTTAATGGAACttgattaataattttttttctattgttaaGGTGGAGaactaaaccaaaaaaaattcttttttcatCATCAATCTAATCATCGTAAGATATGTCTTTATTTGTATGACTTAAACGTCCTGCATTTCCCAAAATAAGTGCTTCGATTGATGAGATTTGTATGATGTTCATTAGATCAATAttcaaatgtttctttttaTAATGTATTGATTTGACCTCATGAGTTTGACCACCACCCAATAACATGTTGCCACCATAAGTAGAACCCCTGTTTCTTATAAAGAATCTTCTAATTATTCTAGAACatctataaaaatattatttaactataaaaaaattcaattcaaatgcAGGATGCCTATCCAAAAGTTTTCGCAACTTTATCATGTATGATGGAATCATCGAGGATTTGACATTtttgaactatttttgaaactcACTAAATGCTCGATAAACAAAGAGAAAATGTGTACGAATAAAATATCCAATAACAAGAAgtagaaaaatgattaaatagaAAAACTCCTAAATATTTGGCAATCTCATATGTATTGGTATCGGTGATAActcaatatttcaattaatcatTTATTTGAACAATATAAGATTTATGTAAACATTTACTCGAAATCTCACTTATCAGATTCCATTGTGTCTACAACAAATTTTTATGAAGATTTCATCGTGATACATTTGATCTATAAATGATATCatgaaaaattaatacaaattttgaATAGATTGCTACTTAATATCAATAATAGGTCTTAAAAAGTgtctaaaaatatcaaatttagaTATTTGTATGCTATTGAAATAAGAAACCATGACATGTGTTcgaaatatatttcattttgagaGAGTTGAAAAAACACTATTCGGTTAAAAGGTTTTATCAATATGCCAATTCTCAACATATTTCTTTATACAAATactccatttttcattttttcgaatggtaaatatttatcataatataGAGTGTGAATCAAACCTATGTTTGAATTAAAGTGAGAGTAAATAACATCATTGACCTTAAACCTTAAATCCTAAATTGAATCCttaaattttaactttataaattattaaaaacaatttatattttaatcaaataaaaataaaataaaatatttttaaatttgagacccatttaaatattattttttctaaaaataaatgaaatgtggaaacacatttttttgaagtaattATCCATATCTACAtacataaaacatatttttttggtGTGGTAACTACCTTTAGTATTATTTGACGGgaagaagataaaaaagatAGTGATGTACTACAATTTTAGAAAAACAATGGTTGACCTTAATCTACGAGAATAGGTTTGTGAGTTTTCATGGACCGCGTATGGACATAAAGTTTTGGAATGACTAGTCAACAAATccttattttgcatgaatctaATTGTCATGACCGGAGATATGATcttgaacttttattttatcaCTTGCGATTAATTGAGTTAAAGTGAAGTTGATCATATTGAATAGGTTgtatgattcaaaattcattcatattcgttttcattttttgttttatttatttatattgaaattttaataacaaataagacaaatataacaataaaaaggtaaaaaaataaacttatatacatatttttaaaaagtacgTGGCATAATtacaatttgatatttttttatttaaaattagaaaaaattaatattattatgcAGTATAATAGACactataaatgatataaaaaacattaaataaagtTCGAGTTAGACTTGAATCAAACCTAAATTAAGTTAAGGTTAAAAAAACTTAACCAAAATTTAGCTTgagtattgaaaatatttgccAAAGCCCTCCAAATATTGAGTTGGGCTCCGGTAAGCTCAAGCCAACTTACTCAAGTTGCACCcctattaataaatatatttttaaagatatatttaaaatataataataatactgataaattttaaattaaataaaatattgattcgaattattttgttatacaattgattttaattttaaagttatatCTTAAAggtaaaattgtgaaaaaaaaaatcaatattttaaaattttaaattatataaaaaattaattgccatttttaacaataaaaaattaatgaaataaatcacACTTTTTGGAAGGTGAGATGAGATTCAGCGGATCGGTAAAGATTGCTTCCAACGGCTACTTTTGGGTTTGGGAAAGGGCTTGAGTCAGAGTGGGAGACCAATTGGGCTTTAATCATCCTCAGCCCAAACCCTGATCTCCCAAGAATCGAAGCCCTACTTGCTGTTCTTGCAGTTCGGCGACATCGCTAAAACCCTTCTAAACCCTCTCTCTATGGCCTTTGTAGGGAACCGACTTTGCAGATTAACCCAATTTTTTGTTAGGGTTTATTAGTTCGGACAATTTTCCTGAGAAACAAGCAATGGCACCGCCGTCCAAGAAATCGCATCCGAAAAAATCAAAACGAGATGATAAACTTCGCGGAGCCTCCAAAAAACCGTTTAAACCCAGAATGAGACAGAACGAGGCCGTTCCATCGGAATCCCTAGCTCTCCAGATGGAAGACGACGTCCCGGATTTCCCCAGAGGTTTGAATAATTAATCCCTAAAACCCCCGTTTGGTTTCTCCaggaaaaaaatccaaaaaatggagggaaaaaaaaaatcatctaatGAGAGACCAGAAGTGTTATTTggcattttatttgtttatttataatttttatgattgtTATGTATTTGCAGGTGGTGGGAGTTTGCTGAGTCGGCAAGAGCACGATGCAATTCGTGCCGAAGTCGATGCAGAATTTGAAGCTGGGGAGAGGAAGAcgaagaaaaagaataagaatgCAAAGAAGACCAAGAAGAACTATGCACTGGAGGATGATATGGGTTCACTTTTTGGTGACGGCATCACTGGAAAATTACCTAGGTTTGCAAATAAGATCACTTTGAAGGTTTGCGCTCTTCTACTTTTCAAATTAAGGCTCTGCTGAGTTAAGTAGTGAAAAATTGAGGAGTTGATCTTCATATGTTTTATGTTTCCGAGCTGCTCATTTTGCTTTGATTCCTTTGATTTCATTtatgttaataatttaaatatgggTCTATAAATACTTATAATTTCTGATAATTGATCTAATTCtaagtcagttttttttttctttactccTTTTCCCTGAAAAGAGAGGGAATGAAAATAGCATAGAAATATGTTTGGTGATAAGATATATGGATTTCAAGCACCAATTTCGTAAATGGGAACATTTTATGGATTGATAATGAAcatgtttattattttcattttaaaaatcgtttgtgaaaaaaatcatttttatttctgCTACCAAACAAAGTCTTGTTCCTCTCTCACTTgctttgtgtagtaattctttACAAGTTCTTCTGCCATCTCAGTGTTATTAATGTTCTAAAACTTCCTGTTCTTTTATTGTACTCAGAATATATCTCCCGGAATGAAGCTCTGGGGAGTCGTTGCTGAAGTAAATGAGAAAGACCTTGGTATTAGTCTTCCAGGTGGCTTACGTGGATTAGTTCGTGCAAGTGAAGCATTTGATCCCCTTTTTAGTAATGAAATTAAGGTGATTATGTAGTTTAATCAGGAAGAAATATCTAAGCAATGCTCTTATGCATGACTTTGTGGtggtcttttttctttttgtttttctcttttatgtacTTCCCAATTCAAAATCTCTATTTGTTGTTCATAGGTTTTCTTGTATTcagaattttttgtttaatagtatttttctatgtttttgttttcaaattttcacgTTTATATTTCATTCTTTACCAGGATGCTGAAGGTATTTTCCTTCCTAGAATATTTCATATTGGGCAGCTAGTTTCTTGTGTTGTGTTGCAATTGGATGATGACAAGAAAGAGAAGGGGAAACGAAGGATTTGGCTTTCTTTGCGCCTCTCCTTGTTGCACAAGGGCTTCACCTTGGATGCCCTTCAGGAAGGAATGGTACGTCATGTGAAATGTTGtggaaaaatgaatattatttttgtcaAACTTAGTTATTTTAGACCAATACATGAGTTTGTGTGGATAATAGTCTCTTCgttatttacttaattattgAAGCTGTTGTCTGAATGTTTGTGTGGTGTTGTTAAAATCTCAATATAGTCTGTATGCTTGTCTGATGCATGTTGCTACATGGTGGGGCCAAGGATTCAAGTCTTGTCAAACTCATGGTTTTCCACTTGACCTTTGACTATATTGTACAGTTTAGAAGggtttatttattcaaaatttatcttatttgagttatgttatattagaaaaaaatttaaatggggATTCAGTTATtctaattttgtttcttattgcaTGTCATTTTTTATGTGTTGATTAGTACCTTAcaattgttattttcttttggcATTAAAAGGAGATGTTTATTTAACATCTTTTAATCTTGTCCACTTACCCCACTTCTCAAGACAATAGTATTTCTTTAAGGTGATATCTGAGCTTCAATCAGAAACTTGAAGAAGGGTTTGTCACCATTTAAAAAGGATTGGATTTAAATGAAGTGACCGCTTTTGGATAGCTTTTACACTTAAGATTTTGCTATGAATTTTTTAGCCTATAATTTCTATCTCACTCTGTTTGATTGTTACAGGTCCTTACTGCATATGTCAAAAGCATTGAAGATCATGGCTACATTCTTCATTTTGGATTGCCTTCATTCACTGGATTCTTGCCAAAGAGCAGCCAAGCTGGTTAGCTTCAGTCAATTTAATTAGTTCGCTAATTAACCTTGATTGCACCTTCCTTCACAGATAAATTAACCTATTACCtgcttttcatttcttttgaattGCAACCCCATTATCAcctttttttgaaattaaaaatgtgatttaaTAGAGAGATAATAGTAATTATAATATGTACATGAGGAAGACACTATCTCTGAGATAGTGCTGATAGAATGCTCAACAGCCCTTAATTGCATAAGACCCAAATAATTCCACTTTGTAAAATCTAACTTGTAAAATTCCGATCTGATAAAAGAATATGTAAACTGAGAAACACATGAACCTCAAAGGTCACTATTTCACGACATGGTTTACTACCCATTTAGTCCAATGCCTTAAGAGCATGTTTACTAAACTTTTGTGGAAAGGTAATGAAAGGAAAGGGAATCAAAATCGGAAGAGAAGAGAATGGAAGGAATCATAATTAGAATTAGCGATTTCATTGAAGTGCTTACAAGAATATCAGGaaatgaaatgagaatgaaGCTAATTATCATAGTGCCCTTATACAAAGAGATAAGAAgttctaaaattaaatattattcttttaaataatCCTCATTTCAATGCTATATTTTAAACTGATTACGtctttctcttaaaaaaaaattgagtcaaATTTAGAATTTGTTATACAAAAATGttagatatatataattaaagggTAAATTTCACTCACTTCTCCTAGGTTTGGGCTGAATATATACTTAGCCatcatgaatttaaaatttcatcaaatacctttCCTACcgatttcattctttatttcaacTAACCTCCcctttgatttaaaatattcaaaataaggggggtatttaatgaaatttcacaTTCATGATAGCTAAGTGTATTTAGTCCAAACCTCAGGGAAGGTGAGTGCAATTAACccataattaaattgaaatttgaattaaaaatatctatattttattaagaagatatttttaatcttcctcacaataatttcataaatgattattaatatttacacaagtaaaataaatataaaaatatcatcattAATTTACCTTTCATGTGCTAGTTTCTCATTGAGTTAACATTGTTTAATATCCAAGAATcctcaatttatttaaaaagtttaatattgaaccaaatgatttaaaatatgtataagtGCATTAACCTACTTTGTAATATACAAAAtcctttcattttgaattttgatgattaaatatgttattatctcaattaataatgattaagaTAATTCATTATATTTAGTAATTATGccattattcttaatttttttagaaaataaattattgtttttaataggcTATTATGTCATTACTATGTAAGTTTATCATAATTAAATGTCATTACATTAATCCCAAGGACATTTTTGTCTAATTTTCATTCATAAAGAAATGGAATGGGATTTCTTAGGGAGCTTCAAGAAAACTTATTCTCAAATTCTGAGAATGAGATTCCTCAAAATCATGTGGGTCCTGCACCTTTTGCTAATTCAAAAGTTAAGTATATGCATACCATGGAAGGAAAGGATGACTCCCTTTCATTTGATTTCTCAGGAGTCAAGTAAACATGCCATAaattcttctatttcttttgtgTGAAGATCGTAGAATTGCATGACTCAACTTTGTTCAGATGTCCCTTTGTCTTTGTGTACTGATTTGACCTCCATCTACAAGATCTGTAAAAGGCTTATCCCcttccattttaaaattatcccTAATGTCAGAAGAGGAGGCATTGAACTCGACATGGTTGATTGATTTGGAGCCCCAATTCAAAGAGCAAACCCATTCAATTATTTCCTTTGAAACTGTCTTCTAGATTTGATGATTATTATTTTGGAGGGACTCTGAGCAgtttttaaattgaattcaATTTATAGAGACCAAATTTCTAGATGTG includes the following:
- the LOC100262356 gene encoding F-box/kelch-repeat protein At2g44130, with translation MEAFRKLSSPKDMAQFTELIPGLPEEIALECFTRLPYTSHRVAAQVCRRWGELLQGKEFYYLRKQTGFTHKAACLVQALPVLSESDGRKPVRPPSYGISVFDSVSRTWERIAPVPKYPDGLPLFCQVTSSEGKLVVMGGWDPESYDPVKDVFVYDFTTRRWKQGRDMPSKRSFFAAGELEGRIFVAGGHDDSKNALSTAWVYDVRRDEWSELTRMSDERDECQGVVIGSEFWVVSGYGTESQGGFVKSAESLDLETGRWSRVDEAWGTNQCPRSCVGVGKDGKLFSWAESDTAVGVGACAVDLGDWTLLTGSAYQGAPQGFFLVERKEGQNGKLERIEVGDGFSGFVQSGCCVEI